Proteins from a genomic interval of Thermosipho africanus Ob7:
- a CDS encoding ABC transporter permease: MDKRSNWWLIPITFIMGGVILPFTFLFIKIGGINIDSISDNFNIIKFTIYQAFISSILATVIGLPGAYIVARTKMNKYLKSTFRILSAIPFILPGVTMSIGFLMTFGNNGIITNFLKLFGFNQRLLYTFSAIIIGHVFYNFPLFIRIVGETWEKIDSSIIESAKLDGANNLLIFFKIEIPLILSSILKAFLLTYVYTFTSFSVVLILGGIKYSTIEVAIYMYTKILFDFKSALTLSIVQIILISLISYILSFERHTFLSGKALKEKFPIWGYLYLLITTIFIFIPLIYSLLSGFIKYGGGFGIENFKLLFSIDLKRYIGTSFQSMIIFTLMFSISASLLTILISMIASFYNIRKKFKLEYIMLIPAAISPVTLAFSYIAIGISQFVAIPIIYTLISLPIVFGIISSGWKTLDEFSEEAALIDGANSFVLNFKIRIPQMKYHILTAFVYAFTLSLGEMSATITLSTPPVSTFSISIYRLLSSRKIPQARALNSIYSIIVLILFLIIEILRNKNKND, encoded by the coding sequence GTGGTTAATTCCAATTACGTTTATAATGGGAGGAGTTATCCTCCCATTTACTTTTTTATTTATAAAGATAGGTGGTATAAATATAGACTCAATTTCGGATAATTTTAATATTATCAAATTCACTATTTACCAAGCTTTTATCTCATCTATATTAGCAACCGTTATAGGCCTTCCTGGAGCATATATCGTCGCTAGAACAAAAATGAATAAGTATTTAAAATCCACTTTTAGAATACTGTCAGCCATTCCTTTTATTTTACCGGGAGTAACAATGAGCATAGGTTTTTTAATGACATTTGGAAATAATGGAATAATAACAAATTTTCTTAAGCTCTTTGGGTTTAACCAACGATTACTTTATACTTTTTCTGCTATAATAATAGGTCATGTTTTTTACAATTTTCCGCTTTTTATCCGTATAGTTGGCGAAACTTGGGAAAAAATAGATTCCAGTATTATAGAATCTGCGAAACTAGATGGTGCAAATAATTTATTAATCTTTTTTAAAATTGAAATTCCATTAATTCTTTCATCTATTTTAAAGGCATTTCTCTTGACATATGTATATACATTTACGAGCTTTTCAGTTGTACTAATATTAGGTGGTATAAAATATTCCACTATTGAAGTTGCTATTTATATGTATACAAAAATCTTGTTTGATTTTAAAAGTGCGCTAACTTTATCAATTGTGCAAATAATATTAATATCGCTCATTTCATATATTTTATCATTTGAAAGACATACATTCTTATCAGGAAAAGCTCTGAAAGAAAAATTCCCAATTTGGGGTTATCTTTATCTATTAATAACAACTATATTTATATTTATTCCTCTTATTTACTCACTCCTTTCTGGTTTTATTAAATATGGTGGGGGATTTGGGATTGAAAATTTTAAGTTATTATTTTCAATAGATCTTAAACGCTATATTGGAACTAGTTTTCAATCGATGATTATTTTTACTCTAATGTTTTCAATATCTGCATCTCTACTTACAATTTTAATATCAATGATAGCTTCTTTTTATAACATAAGAAAAAAATTTAAGCTTGAATACATAATGTTAATACCTGCAGCAATTTCACCTGTAACACTTGCTTTTTCATATATTGCCATAGGAATAAGTCAATTTGTTGCCATACCAATAATTTACACACTCATAAGTCTTCCTATTGTCTTCGGAATTATTTCCAGTGGTTGGAAAACATTAGATGAGTTTTCAGAAGAAGCAGCGTTAATTGATGGAGCTAATTCATTTGTTTTAAATTTCAAAATTAGAATTCCTCAAATGAAATATCATATACTTACCGCTTTTGTTTATGCATTTACTCTCTCTTTAGGAGAAATGTCTGCAACCATTACCTTATCTACCCCTCCGGTTTCTACCTTCTCCATTTCAATATATAGACTTCTTAGTTCAAGGAAAATCCCTCAAGCAAGAGCACTTAACTCTATTTATTCTATAATAGTGTTAATTTTGTTTTTAATTATTGAAATTTTGAGAAACAAAAACAAAAATGACTAA
- a CDS encoding VIT1/CCC1 transporter family protein yields the protein MYKEKYLIQFQKNEITEYYVYKKLASFSKNKRNKNILIKISDDELKHYYYFKKYTNKELRPNIFKVWWYTFLSFLFGLTFALNAMEKGEESAQKKYKEFVGKVPEINKIINDENVHEKELLSLIDEEKINYISSMVLGLNDALVELTGTLAGLTFAFQNSRMVALSGIITGIAASLSMSASEYLSQKADKNSQNPLKAAIYTGIAYILTVIFLVIPYLVFSKPMISLSFLIINAIVVILLFSYFVSVVQEKTFKQYFLEMFLISFGVMIVSFIIGIIAKRLFNIEI from the coding sequence ATGTATAAAGAAAAGTACTTAATTCAGTTTCAGAAAAATGAGATTACTGAATATTATGTTTATAAAAAACTTGCAAGTTTTTCTAAAAATAAGAGAAATAAAAACATTTTAATAAAAATATCAGATGATGAATTAAAGCATTATTATTATTTTAAAAAATACACAAATAAAGAATTAAGACCAAATATTTTTAAAGTATGGTGGTATACATTTTTGTCATTTTTATTTGGCTTAACTTTTGCATTAAATGCAATGGAAAAAGGTGAAGAATCAGCACAAAAAAAGTATAAAGAGTTTGTTGGAAAAGTACCAGAAATAAATAAAATAATTAACGATGAGAATGTTCATGAAAAAGAGCTTTTATCACTAATTGATGAAGAAAAGATAAATTATATAAGCTCAATGGTATTGGGATTGAATGATGCACTTGTTGAACTTACGGGAACGCTTGCTGGATTGACTTTTGCTTTTCAAAATTCAAGAATGGTGGCATTATCTGGAATAATTACAGGAATTGCAGCATCACTTTCAATGTCTGCTTCTGAATATTTATCTCAAAAAGCAGATAAGAATTCTCAAAATCCATTAAAAGCAGCTATATATACTGGAATTGCTTATATTTTAACGGTTATATTTCTTGTAATACCTTATCTTGTTTTTTCCAAACCAATGATTTCTTTATCTTTTTTAATTATAAATGCAATAGTTGTTATATTATTGTTTTCATATTTTGTTTCTGTTGTTCAAGAAAAAACATTTAAACAATATTTTTTAGAAATGTTTTTAATTAGTTTTGGTGTAATGATTGTATCATTTATTATAGGGATTATAGCAAAGAGATTATTCAATATTGAAATTTAG